The Manis javanica isolate MJ-LG chromosome 14, MJ_LKY, whole genome shotgun sequence genomic interval GCAACTGAAATGAAAGTAAGGTGAGGCATAATCTAACTTGTCTCATTTGGATTAGAATCACTGCACAAACTGAGATCATCATCAAATTTATTAAACCATCTATAACAGCTGGCTAGAGAAGAGGAGATAACAAAAGTCATTCTAGACCACTGGTACATGAGGAGAATGAATAAATGTGGAATGCTCAAACCCATTTGGCTGATCTGAGCATGTCTGGCTGACCAcctgatattaaaggaaatgAGAATAAATATAAACCCTTCACGTGCCCagacagaatgaaaagaaattgagAGGAAATATTGTAATTGTATTTAATAACAATAGGGCTGATGGTATTGATTTCTTATTACATACTTTATGTGCTCCTTTGATTGTTGAAATTATCACAATATCTCAGTAGAGTTGGAAAGAACCccccaaaaaggaaatataatttattgatttCAAACTATTCTCTTTtcatccctcttcctcctcctgtgcTTTCTAGTTAGAAACCATGTACTGTGGAATGGATTCCGCACTGCTTTGGAATGGCTGCATTTATTTGGAAGTGTTAAGAATgatttgcaatttttattttgcatggtCCTAACACTTTACACATCACTCCAGGTTACTTCAGCATATTGGCTGACATGGGCAACCTCACTATCTTCACAGAATTCCTCCTCATGGACATCTCAAGCTCTTGGGAGCTACAAATTTTGCAAGGTCTGTTATTCTTATTGATTTACTTAGGAGCTCTGGCTGGAAATCTTCTGACCATTACCGCCATTGTGACAGACCCAAACCTTCACTCACCAATGTACTTTTTTATAAGCAACTTATCCCTCATAGacttttgctgcatctcagtCAGTGTTCCCAAACTAATTGTGAATTCTCTGACGGGCAGTAAGTCCATCTCACTGAAAGAATGTGCTGCTCAGATTTTCCTATACATTTTCTTTGCATCTATAGAGCTTGCTTTCCTTGTgctcatgtcctatgaccgctatgttgccatttgCCAGCCTCTGCACTATGGGCTGACCATCACCCCGCATTTGTGCACACAGGCAGCAGGTGGGTCATGGCTCACTGGGCTGGTCTATTCTGCCATCCACACTGGGAACATGTTCAGACTTCCCTTCACAAAATCCAATGTGATCAACCAATATTTTTGTGATGTGCCTCAAGTTATGGGAATATCATCTCCAGAGGTTCAGTTTTCTGAATCTGTCATCCTTGCATTAAGTGCTTGTATTGTCTTGGCATGTTTTACTTATATGGTTatgtcatatataaatatattttcaaatgtgcTTAAGATCCATTCAGTGGAAGCCCGAAACAAAGCCTTATCCACATGTACCCCACAGTTGCTAATTCTTCTTTTGTTTGTAATTTCTGGATTGATTGCTGTCTTGGGTCCTATTGCAAATAAAGCATCTCTTAAAAATTTGCTGACAGCCATGTTCTACACTATGTTGCCCCCATTCATAAACCCCATCATCTACAGTCTGAGGAACAGGGAGATAAACACTGCTCTAGGCAGAATGTTCAACAGATACTTGGAATTCCCAAGCAGGCCTTTTATTGAGTAAAATGTGCTTAAAAACAAGTCTACTTGAGAAAAGTTCACTTTATATTTGACATATGTTCTTAAATTGGAATACATCTCTATGAATTGTCTACTGTTATttgcctatatatatatttattgtacaACTCTGTGTGTGTTACAAACTCTACTAAATTTTCTTCTCAAAACTGTATTTGTGTAGTGCAAAGTAAATATTTCTTGGAAACAATGTACACCTGGGCTACATTGTGAaagtgttttggaaaactttggaaTGATTCTGAGTTAAACGCATGTAAGAACATCATATGTGGAAGCCATACTTTATATATCCCTACCTTACCAGGTGCCTGTATTTGAAAGAACTTCAGAGTACTAGGTACTGCTCACCTGCAAGATAATAACGAGTGGCTTGGGAAAGAGAAGCCTACTGTCTGAATTGTTcttgttcctctccctccctatACAAAACATTTATGGCTGGAACATAACTAAGAGATTGAAGACACAGCAAGACAATAGCACAGAAACCACTAGCAATCCCTTGAGGCCAGTTTCCATTAGGTTCCTGGATCCCCTGAAGAGTTGCTTCACTCCATGAAACTGTGGACTCTAAAACCACTGGTCTTCAACTGTGAGTAGGTTTTATACATTTATCCTCACCCTGATCTCTGGGTCAAAGGATGAATGTCATGCTTGGTTCATTCAAACTTTTATCATTGATGAATGAAAGGGAACCAGTAGTTGCAGAAGGTATTGAAATATGTTAGTAACCATATTATTTCACCTGGAGAGAGCAAGATATTTCTGAGACTAGACAATACAGTTTTCAAAGTAAATGTgacataaaaatctcaaaattaaaacagtctttttttttctctttccaaaagtCTAAGGAAGCATTTTGCTGGCtaaagaagattttttttaccttttcagaaTCTAACCCCAAAGAGTCAGCCTTTATATCTTGAAATCCTATCTAGAAAAACTCAAAATTTAGTAGCAATGCTCACTTCACTTCAGCTTGAAACTGGTTAA includes:
- the LOC118973297 gene encoding olfactory receptor 14I1-like, with amino-acid sequence MGNLTIFTEFLLMDISSSWELQILQGLLFLLIYLGALAGNLLTITAIVTDPNLHSPMYFFISNLSLIDFCCISVSVPKLIVNSLTGSKSISLKECAAQIFLYIFFASIELAFLVLMSYDRYVAICQPLHYGLTITPHLCTQAAGGSWLTGLVYSAIHTGNMFRLPFTKSNVINQYFCDVPQVMGISSPEVQFSESVILALSACIVLACFTYMVMSYINIFSNVLKIHSVEARNKALSTCTPQLLILLLFVISGLIAVLGPIANKASLKNLLTAMFYTMLPPFINPIIYSLRNREINTALGRMFNRYLEFPSRPFIE